The Xenopus tropicalis strain Nigerian chromosome 7, UCB_Xtro_10.0, whole genome shotgun sequence genome includes a region encoding these proteins:
- the hsp30e gene encoding heat shock protein 30C, with the protein MFPVSLLQPSHSPLCPCSQPALTLWPATRLILGQLGDGILSMRNDMERRMQCVNEAYRLLSQDMDMRRITDQSRQPRATETEGTSPSSGKDGKDHFELTLDVRDFSPHELTVKTQGRRVIVTGKHERKSDSEDGSYVHEYREWKREAELPEGVNPEQVVCSLSKDGHLHIQAPRLALPPASERPIPISMDPAPRDAQEIPPDAQNSNADGEQQMD; encoded by the coding sequence ATGTTTCCTGTCAGCCTCCTACAGCCCTCACACTCCCCTCTGTGTCCCTGCAGCCAGCCTGCACTCACACTCTGGCCAGCCACTCGCCTCATCCTTGGCCAGCTGGGAGATGGCATTCTGAGCATGAGGAATGACATGGAGAGGAGAATGCAGTGTGTGAATGAGGCTTATCGGCTCCTCTCTCAGGACATGGATATGAGAAGAATAACAGACCAGAGCCGACAGCCCAGAGCCACAGAAACTGAGGGGACCTCTCCCAGCTCAGGCAAAGATGGGAAGGATCACTTTGAGCTGACGCTGGATGTGAGGGACTTTTCTCCTCATGAACTAACAGTGAAAACGCAGGGAAGGAGAGTGATTGTGACAGGAAAACATGAGAGGAaaagtgacagtgaggatgggagCTACGTCCATGAATACAGAGAGTGGAAGAGAGAAGCTGAACTGCCAGAAGGTGTGAATCCTGAGCAAGTTGTGTGCTCCTTATCCAAGGACGGGCACCTACATATTCAGGCTCCTCGGCTGGCGCTGCCACCTGCCTCAGAGAGACCCATTCCTATCAGCATGGATCCGGCCCCCAGAGATGCACAGGAAATCCCACCCGATGCCCAGAACAGCAATGCAGATGGGGAGCAACAGATGGACTGA